DNA from Amycolatopsis sp. DSM 110486:
CCGCGTCCTGGTCGGTGCCGATGGTTTCCTCGGTGGCCGGGGGAACGGCCGCCGAGGAAGACTCCGTGGGGAAAGGCGAAGCGGCCGAAGTGGACGAACCCGGTGCCGCCGTCGACTCGGTGGGTGCGGTGGCGAGGTGACCCGCCTGTTCCGGAACCGCGGCCGGGGAAGTGACCGAAGTGGACGCACCCGGGAAAGCCGGCGCCTCGGCCGGGACGCCGGCCAGGGACGGCGCGGCGACGTGCGGCACCGGCCGGGTGGTCGGGATGACCGGCGGTGGCGGCGGCACCGACGTGATGCGCGTGCGCTGCGCGGGCTTCGACACACCGGAAGCAGAAACAGGAGCGGCAGCCGGAACAGGAGCAGGCACAGGAACCGGCGGATCATCCGTGTACCGGACGAACCCCTCACCCAGCAGCACCTCGTCCGACATCCCTGGCGCATCCGGCGCCAGCGCGGTGATCAACGCCCGCGCCTGGTCCACCGACCGCGGACTCCGCGCCGTGGCCAGCGACACCGTCGCGGCCAGCATCGTCGTCGGCGTCGGGTGCAGCACGCGTACCGGCCCGGAGAGGTCCGCGGGTGGCTGATCGACCGTCTCGACATACGGACCGACCGCCACGATCGTGCCCACCGGGCCGGAACCCGGCGCCAGCTCGGCGATGCGGCGTTCGCACTCGGCCGAGAGGTCCAGGGCTTCCGTGGCGGGGTTGACGGCGTCGTCACCGTGGACCAGCGGCCAGCCGTCGGCCTTCCACGGGCCGCCGAGCGGCGCTTCGAGGCGCAGCGCCGGGTCGGGGAGGTCGACGCCGATCACGATGAGCACGCCCTTCGGCAGCACCACCACGGCTTCGACGGCGCGCTCGCCGCCGGCCGGGCGGGCGCCGATCAGGGCCACGCCACCGATCACGGTGCTGCCGCGGCCGAGGGAGGCCAGCGCTGCCCGCACATCGTCGGCGACGCGCGACGGCTGCTGCCCGAGGCGGACCAGTCGCACCGAAACCCTCCTCACCTCGTCCGTTTCGCGGCCCACGCTAGCGTGCCTGCCCCGCAGATCCCTGCTACACGCGGACGCGTCGGCGAGCCTCCCTCCTCAAGGGGGATTCCGGTGCGACTTGTGGTGTTCGTGTGGCCAAACGGCACGGTTGGGGTGCAGAATGTGCTACACAGATCGGGAAGTGGCACATCGGGGAGGGGCACGGAAGCCCACAAGCCGAAGCGAAGCTCGAGAGGTCGTAGGGGAAGACGTCCCTCGTCGAGCAAGCGGAGGTCAGCAGTGAGCACCCGTGGCAACACCCGAGGTGTGGTGTACGTCCACTCGTCGCCGTCTGCGGTGTGTCCGCACGTCGAGTGGGCAATTTCGGGCACCCTCGGGGCCCGAGTCGAGCTGAAGTGGACGGCGCAGCCCGCCAGTCCCGGGCAGCTGCGTGCCGAGTGCGGCTGGCGCGCGCCTTCCGGTACCGCGGGCAAACTGGCCTCGGCGCTCAAGGCGTGGCCGATGCTGCGCTTCGAGGTCACCGAGGAACCCAGCGCCGGCGTCGACGGCGAACGGTTCTGTTTCGCGCCCGGACTGGGCCTGTGGCACGGCCGTACCAGCGCCAACGGCGACATCGTGGTGGGCGAGGACCAGCTGCGTTCCCTCGTGAGCATGACTCGTGGCGGTGAGTCGCTCGCGCACAAGCTGGACGAGCTGCTCGCGGCGAGCTGGGACGAGGCACTCGAGCCCTACCGCCACGCAGGCGACGGCGCTCCCGTCACGTGGCTGCACCAGGTCGGGTGACACCCGCGGGCGGGTGGGTACCCTCTCGGGGGTGACCGCCCGTCCGCCCGCACCCGCCCGCCAGCGGTGGCTGGTACCCGTCATCGTCGTGGTGTTGTCGATCACCGTCGGCGGTGGCCTGCTCGCGCGCGAGCTGTACCGCCGCCCGGTCGTCGACACCGCCGACCCCATCGCCCTCACGACGCCGACGTCGGTGGACAAGGACGACCTACCCGGTCCCGGTGACGTCAAGGTCACCGAGGACGCCGCCCGGCACCCGAACGGCAAGGCCGTGCAAGCCGTGCTGCAGGACTACTTCGACGGCATCAACAACCACGACTACGACCAATGGGCACGCTCGGTCAGCAAAGCCCGGATCTTGGACAACCCCCGCACGATGTGGACGAGCGACTACAAGTCCACGAAGGACGGCAGCATCCTGCTGTACCGCATCGAACCCGGAGCAGGCTCGTCGCTGCGGGTGCTCGTGGGCTTCACCAGCACGCAGTCGTCCAACGAGGCACCGGAAGCGCTCAAGGAGGGCTGCATCCACTGGCGCCTGGTGCTGCCGATGATCCTCGAAGGCGGCGGGTACAAGATCGACACCGTCACCCCCGGGACCTTGCCCGAACAGGAGAAGTGCTGACTCTGCCCGGCCCGGACAACGAATCAGGGCCCCTCCCGCGACGGGAGGGGCCCTGATTCGTTGCGGTGGAACCGATCAGGCGGCCGGCGTGAACAGCAGGGCGGTGTTGTGGCCGCCGAAGCCGAACGAGTTGCTGAGCGCCGCGGTGAGCTCGACCTTGCGGTTCTCGCCCGACACGATGTCGAGCTGCACCTTCGGGTCGAGGTCGGTGAGGTTCAGCGTGGCGGGCACCACGCCTTCGTAGAGCGCGAGGATCGTGGCGATGCCCTCGACCGCGCCGGCACCGCCGACGAGGTGGCCGAGCGCGCCCTTCGGAGCGGTGACCACGGCGTGGTCGCCCACGGCCTTGAGGATCGCCGCCGCCTCGCCGATGTCACCGACCACAGTGGACGTCGCGTGCGCGTTGACGTGACCGATGTCCGCCGGGGACAGGCCGGCCATGCTCATGGCCGCCCGCATCGCCGCGATCTGCCCGATGCCTTCCGGGTGGTTGCCCGTGATGTGGTAGGCGTCGGACGTGATGCCGTAGCCGGCGAGCTTCGCGTAGATCCGCGCGCCGCGCTCCCTGGCGAGGTCGGCCCGCTCCAGCACGACCACCCCGGCGCCTTCGCCGAGCACGAAGCCGTCGCGGCTGGAGTCGAACGGCCGGGACGCGGCCGCCGGGTCGTCGTTGCGGGTCGACACCGTGCGCGCCTGGGCGAAGCCCGCGAGGGTGATCGGGTGGATGCACGCCTCGGTCCCGCCGGCGACCACGACGTCGGCCCTGCCGGACCGGATCATCTCGTAGCCGGTGGCGATGCCCTCGGCGCCGGAGGCGCACGCCGAAGCGGGGGAGTGGACCCCCGCCCGCGCCTTGAGGTCGATGCTCACGTGCGCCGCCGGCCCGTTGGGCATCAGCATCGGCACGGTGAGCGGCGACACCTTGCGGAGCCCCTGCTGGTGCAACAGGTCGTTCTGGCTCAGCAGCGTCATCGGGCCACCGACACCGGTGCCGATCGACACGCCGAGGCGTTCCGGCTCGACGTCGGTGTGCTCGTCGGTCTGCTCGGCGAACCCAGCGTCGGCCCAGGCCTGGCGGGCGGCGATGATCGCCACCTGCTCGCACCGGTCCAGCCGGCGGGCCTGGACCCGCGGCAGGACCTCGGACGGATCGACGGCCAGCGTCGCCCCGATCTTCACGGGCAGGCCGAGTTCTTCGACCCAGTCCGCGGTCAGCGGGCGGATGCCGCTGCGGCCGGACAGCAGGCCGTCCCAGGTGGACGCGACGTCCCCGCCGAGGGGCGTGGTCGCCCCCATACCGGTGATCACGACGTCGATGTTGCTCATGGGAGTCTCCCCAAGGTCTCGGCTCCGGACCGGGGAGCATCCCCGGCCCGGGTACGAAGAGGACTTACTTCGAGTTGGCGGACACGTAGTTCATCGCGTCGCCGACGGTCTTCAGGTTGGCGAGCTCGTCGTCCGGGATCTTGACGCCGAACTTGTCCTCGGCCTGCACGGCGATCTCGACCATCGACAGCGAGTCGATGTCCAGGTCGTCCACGAACGACTTCTCGGCGGTGACGTCGTCCTGAGCCACACCGGCCACCTCTTCGACGATCTCGGCGAGGCCGGCGAGGATCTCAGCGTTGTCAGCCATTGGAGTTGTTCCCTTCTCGGTTCTTCTACAGGTCCACCTCGCGGACACGGCGTCCGCGAGGGAAGTATCCATCAGGGGCAGACGAAGGCCTGTCCGGCATACGAGAGCCCGGCGCCGAAACCGATCGCCAGCACGATGTCGCCCGGCTTCGCGGTGCCTGCCTTGCGCATGTGGTCCAGCGCCAACGGGACCGACGCCGACGAAGTGTTGCCGGAGTACTTGATGTCGTCGGCCACGATCATGTCCTCCCGCGCGCCCGCGGCGCGCAGCTTCTTCGCGATCGACTCGACGATGCGCAGGTTGGCCTGGTGCGGGATCAGCACGTCCACATCGGACGGTTGCAGGCCCGCGGCCTCGAGCGCCCGCAGGGCGATCGGCGCGATCTGCGTGGTCGCCCAGCGGAAGACCGACTGGCCCTCCTGGTAGATCCACTTCTCGTCGCGCATGTAGATCAGGTCCACGAGGTCGCCCGCGCTGCCCCACACGACCGGGCCGATGCCCGGCTCGTCGGAGCCGCCGACCACCGCGGCGCCCGCGCCGTCGGCGAAGATGATCGCGTTGGCGCGGTCGGTCGGGTCCACCACGTCGGTGAGCTTCTCGGCGCCGATCACGAGCACCTTCTTCGCGGAGCCGGCGCGGATCAGGTCCGAGGCCACGCCGAGGCCGTAGCAGAAGCCGGCGCACGCGGCGTTGAGGTCGAAGGCGCCGGGGCTCGGGATGCCGAGCCGGGCGGCGACCTGGCCGGCCGCGTTCGGAATGGGCGAGGGCATCGTGCAGTTCGGCAGGATGACCGTGTCCACTTCGGACGGATCGACGCCCGCGTCTTCCAGTGCGGCGGTGCCGGCGGCGACGGCGAAGTCGACGAGCAGCTCGTCCTTGTTCCCGAAGCGACGCTCGATGATGCCCACGCGCTCGCGGATCCATTTGTCGTTGGTGTCCATGAGCTCCGAGAGGTCGTCGTTGGTCACGACCCTCTCCGGCTGGTGGCTGCCGACGCCGAGGATGCGGGTGCTGGCAGGGCCCGTGCTCTGGCGCAGGCTGGGACGGTCGGTCACAGGGCGTCCTCCTCGCGCAGCTTCGCCAGCTCGGCCGGCGTCTTCAGCGCGGTGGTTGTGGTGACGACACCCTTGAGCTGCCGCTTGACCAGGCCGGTCAGCGTGCCCGCGGGCGCCAGTTCGACAGTGCTGCTCACGCCGAGCGACACGAGGCCGTCCATCGTGAGGTCCCAGCGCACGGGCCGGGTGACCTGCGCGAGGAGCCGCTCCAGGTACTCGGTGCCGCTGGTGACCACGGTGCCGTCGGCGTTCGACAGCAGCGGGCGCGTGGGGTCGGCCGGGGTGAGGCCGGCGGCGTGCTCGCGAAGGGCGTCTTCCGCCGGCGCCATGTACGGCGTGTGGAAGGCTCCCGCGACCTTGAGCGCACGGATCTTCGTGCCCTCCAGGGGTTCGGCGACGATCCGCTCGATGGCGTCGGCCGCGCCCGAGGCGACGATCTGGCCGGCGCCGTTGCGGTTGGCCGCGGCCAGCCCGCGCTCTTCGAGCCACGCGACGACCTGCTCGGGGTCACCGAGCATCACGGCCGCCATCGACGTCGGCTCCAGCGCGCAGGCCTTGGCCATCTCGGCGCCGCGCACCGCGGCCAGCGCCACGGCGTCGGCCGGGGTCAGCACCCCGGCGATCGCGGCGGCGGCGAGCTCGCCCACGGAGTGGCCGGCCACCGGCGCGTCGTCGGCCACCGGCGCCACCTGCTGCAGGCGCTCGAACGAGAGCAGCGAGAGCGCGACGATCAGCGGTTGCGCGACCGCGGTGTCCTGGATCTCCTCGGCGTCGCCTTCCGTGCCGAGGCGGACGAGGTCGAGCCCGGCGCGGGCGGACCACTCCTCGACGCGCGCGCGGGCGCCGTCGGTCTCGAGCCACGGGGAGAGCATGCCGGGGGCCTGTGAGCCCTGGCCGGGTGAGAGGACTGCTGCTGTCACGCCGTCTATGACACCACGCTGGGTCGCGTCCCTCGGATGCGGCCGGTCACCAAGTCCACGGGGCGTTATTGGAGGAAACCTCCAAAGACCCGGGATAGAACCTTGCCCTTAACCCAGATGCCTTGTGGGATTCAACCATCGCTTGCCGTGAAGTCTGTCACGGGACCGGTGCCGCGCGCGGGCACGTCACGCCGAGTCGTCATCCGGGCCGCCGCAAGAGTCACCAGAGGCCGCGGGCGCGGGCCAGCCTGCCGACGGTGAGCGCGGCCCGGAGCACGAACGCGTCGCGCGGCTCGGTGGGGTTGCGGCCGGTGAGCTCGGCCGCTTTGCGCAGCCGGTACCGCACGGTGTTGGGGTGCACGAACAACGTCTGCGCGCAGCGTTCGAGCACGCCACCGCTCTCGAGGTAGGTCTCCACGGTGCGCTGCAGCGCGGTGCCCGCCTCCTCCAGCGGCCGCGCCACGAGATCCACCAGCAGGCGCTCGGCCTCGGGATCACCCGACAGCGCGCGCTCGGGCAGCAGGTCGTCGGAGCGGACGGGCCGTGGCGCGCCCGGCCAGCCCACCACCGCGCGCAGGCCCGAAAGCGCTTCGGCCGCGCTGTGGTGCGCCTCGGCGAGCGACGGCACGGTCGGGCCGGCGACCACGGGACCGTCGGCGAACACCGCGGACATCCGCGAAAGCGTTTCGCGTTCCTTCACGCCGCCTTCGGTCGGGCCGCCGATCACGATCACCAGCCGTGAGCCCTGCACCGACAGCAGCACGGGCCGGCCGACGCGCGCGGCGCGGCTGCGGACCTCGAACACCACCGTCGGCGGGTCCTCCGAAGGCGGGTTGCCCACGATCACGGTCGCGGCCGACGCGGGGTCCCAGCCGAGCGCGGCCGCGCGTGAGAGCACCGCCTCCTCGGCGTCGCCGCGCACGATTCCGTCGACGACCAGCGCTTCCAGCCGCGCGTCCCACGCGCCGCGCGCCTCGGCCGCCGCCGCGTAGGAGTTGGCCGCGGCGAACGCGATCTCCCTGCCGTAGCGCAGGATTCCCTCGATCAGGGCCGCGCGTTCGGCCTCGTTCGCGGCGAACTCCGGCAGCTGTTCCTCGAACTGCTCGATCGCGAGCCGCACCATGCTCACGGCCTGGCGCAGGCTGATGTAGCGCGACAGCTCGGCGGGCGCGTCGCGGAACGCCTCGGTGGTGAGCTTGAGCGCTTCCTTCGAGTCGCGCAGCCAGTCGACGAACCCCGCCGCGCCCGCCTGCGTGATCAGCAGCACGCTGGCGCGCTGGTCGGCGGGCAGCCGCCCGAACCACACCAGCCGTCGTTCCATCACAGCGACGCTCGCGCTCGCGAGCCGTCCTGAGGCGTGGTCGAGCGAGCGCAGCGTCTTCGCTGACAGCCCGTGGTGCTTGGGGACCCGGCGCCCCGTCGTCTCTGCCATTCGTTTCGATCCTCCGCTGGAATCCTAGTTGGACATTCGATCGGCAACTTTCGGTGGCGGACACGCAACCGGGGGCGCTAGGCACCGTCCGGCGGGAACTCTACGATCCGTAACCGGTGATGTACGTCACCGAAATCCGACAACAAGGGGGAAAGGGCCGATGCCAGAGCCCGGACTGGAGATCGATGCGATCTCCAAACGCTACGGCACTGTCGTGGCACTGGAGAAGATGACTTTCGACGTGCGGCCGGGCGAGCTGTTCGGCTTCGTCGGCAGCAACGGCGCGGGCAAGACCACCACGATGCGCATCGCGCTCGGGGTGCTCAGCGCGGACGCGGGCGAAGTCCGCTTCGCGGGTTCGCCCATCACTCACGAAACCCGGCGGCACATCGGGTACATGCCGGAAGAGCGTGGTTTGTATCCGAAGATGAAGGTGGGCGAGCAGCTGACGTACCTCGCGCGGCTGCACGGCATGTCGGCGGCCGACGCGAAGGCGTCGACCGAGCGCTGGACCGAACGGCTCGGCGTGGCTTCGCGCCGCGGCGACGAGGTGGAGAAGCTCAGCCTCGGCAACCAGCAGCGCGTGCAACTCGCGGCCGCGCTGGTGCACGAACCGCGCATCCTCGTGCTGGACGAACCGTTCTCGGGCCTGGACCCGGTCGCGGTCGACGTGATGAGCAAGGTGCTCAAGGAGAAGGCGGCCGACGGCGTGCCCGTCGTGTTCTCCAGCCACCAGCTGGATCTGGTGGAGCGCCTCTGCGACCGCATCGGGATCGTCCGGAGTGGACGGATGGAGGCGATGGGCACCGTCTCGCAGCTGCGGGCCGGCGGCGCCGTGCGGCTGCTCGTCGACGCGCCGCAGGCGGCCGACGGCTGGGCCGCGAACCTGCCCGGCGTAACGGTGCTGGGCCGCGACGGTTCGGTGACCGAGCTCGAGCTCGTCGACGGTGCCGACGACCAGGTCGTGCTGCGCGCGGCGCTGGCGACCGGGCCGGTGCGCGAGTTCGCGCGGAAGCTCCCGTCGCTGACCGATCTGTTCCGTTCCGTCGTCACCGAGCACCACCACGAGGAGGTTGCGGCATGAGCACGCCCGACGTCCGCATGAGCCCGCTGTCCGGGGTCGGCCTGGTCGCCTCGCGCGAGATCAGCACGCGGCTGAAGTCCAAGGCCTACCGGATCAGCACGCTCGTGCTGCTCATCCTCATCGTCGCCGGGGTCGTGGTGCTGAAGCTCGTGGGCGGCAGCAGCGGTCCCGACGAGACCGTCGGCTACGTGCCGGCCGCGGCACCGCTGTCGGCGCCGCTGACGGCGATCGGGAAGTCGGTGGGGCAGGACATCGCCACGCAGCGCGTCGCCGACGAGCAGGCCGGCCTCGCGAAGCTGAAGGACGGCTCGATCGACGCGTTGCTGGTCCAGGGCGCGGACCGGGTGCACGTGCAGGTCGAGAAGGACCTCGACGGCAACCTCAAGAACGTGCTCACCGTGCTCGCGGGCCGCGTCGCGCAGAACTCGGAGATCATCGCGCAGCACGGTGATCCGGCGAAGGTGGACGCCGCCGTCGCGAGCGCGAGCATCGACGAGCTGCCGCCGCTGGAGAAACCGTACGACTACGACAGCCAGCAGCTCGTGCTCGGCATCATCGCGGGCATCCTCATCTACATGTCACTCCTGCTCAACGGCCAGACCGTGGCGCAGGGTGTGGTCGAGGAGAAGACGTCGCGCGTGGTCGAGCTGCTGCTGTCCACCATCAAGCCGTGGCAGCTGATGGCGGGCAAGGTGCTCGGCATCGGCACGGTCGGGTTGATCCAGATGCTCGCGATCGGGGTCGTCGGCATTGCCGCGGGCCTGGGGACGGGGGTGCTCACCATCTCGGTGTCCGCGGCCATCGGCACCGTCGTCTGGCTGGTGGTGTGGTACCTGCTCGGGTTCTTCATGTATTCGATCGTGTTCGCGGCGCTCGGCGCGCTCGTGTCGCGGCAGGAGGACGTGAGCGGCGCCGTGTCGCCGGCGCTGATGCTGGTGATCGTCGGGTACGTGGTGGGCATCTCCGTGCTGCCCTCGGACCCGTCGAACGAATTCGCCGAGGTGCTTTCGGTGATCCCGGTGTTCGCGCCGACGCTGATGCCGATGCGGCTCGCCATGGGCGGGGTGCCCGTGTGGGAAGCCGTGGTGTCGGTGGGACTCGTGGTGCTGCTGATTCCGCTTTTGATCTGGCTGGCCGCGCGGATCTACCGCAACGCCGTGATGCGCACCGGTGCGAAGGTCAAACTGCGCGACGCGCTGCGCGCGGCCTGAGTGTCCGTTCGGTGAACGTGCGTCGTCGCCCTGTGAAACCCGAAGGCCGCTGAAACCTCGAAGGGTGCTGAAAGCCCTGAAGGGTCCGGCGAAACCTGAAGCGTATTCGCAGGGCGACGACGCGAACACCCGCTGAATACGCCCGGTGGTAATACCCGCAAATGCTCGAGGCCGCCCGGCGCTTGCGGTTTACGCTGCGCCGGACGGCCTCGTCTCCCCGGTCCCCACCGGTAGTACAAGTATGGCCGCGATTGATCTTCTCGCGCCAGTCGTCTCACTCGATCGTGGTGCAACGCACTCCCGCTGGCTGGGTACCTGATCATCGACCCGCTGCAACAGCCCGCAGCCGGGAATCCATGACGAAGGGAGCCCAGCGTGGGTGAGCAACTCAAGGACGGACTCGGACAGGCCTGGAATCTGGTGGCCACGTTCGTCCCGAAACTCGTCGGGTTTCTGATCATCCTGCTGATCGGCTGGCTGATCGCGAAAGCGGTGTCCAAAGCACTGTCACTGGTGCTCGGAAAACTCGGATTCTCCCGGCTCGTCGAGAAGACGGGCCTGACCGGAATGATGAAGCAGGCGAATGTCGACGCCACCGGCATCCTCGTGAAACTGGTCTACTACTTCATTCTGCTGATCGCGCTCCAGCTGGCGTTCGGCGTGTTCGGTGAGTCGAATCCGGTCAGCCAGCTGCTCAACGACATCATCGCGTTCCTGCCGCGGATCGTGGTGGCGCTGGTGCTGATCGTGGTGGCCGCCGCCATCGCGAAGGTCGTGCGCGACGTCGTGAACTCGGCGATGTCCACGCGGCCGGCGGGCCGGCTGCTCGGCACCGTCGCCTACTGGCTGATCATGGCGTTCGGCATCATCGCCGCGCTGGGCCAGGTCAACATCGCCACCGCCATCACGGGCCCGGTGCTCATCACGGTGCTGGCGACTATCGGCGGCGTGATCGTGGTCGGCTTCGGCGGCGGCCTCATCAAGCCCGCCCAGGACCGCTGGGGTGGCTGGCTCGCCAACCTGCAGGGCCAGCTGAGCCCGGGCGACGGAGGTGGTCAGCGGCAGGTCGGTGGCCGGCTGCAGGCCCAGACCACTCAGCCGCAGGCCCAGACCACCCAGACCCAGGCCCAGACCACGCAGGCCCAGACCACGCAGACCCGCACCCAGCCCGTTCAGCCGGGAAACGGCCACCCGGCCGCGAACGACACCCCGACCCCGCCGGTCGGGTTCAACCGCGTCGATCGCTGATCCCGGCGCGGTTCGGACTGGCCCGGTGCATCGGGAGGGCACCGGGCCTGTCCGCGTGCTGGGACGGTGTCGCCCGCCTCACACCTCGGGGAATCCCGCGCCCGCCCGAGGTGTTGCGGCGAGAGTTACATGGGGACGAGAAGGGGTGCGGACGTGGACTTCCTGCTGCAGCACGGTGTCACGGTGTTCGGCCAGTGGATCTCGATCGCGGAGCTCGCGGGGCAGGTGCTCGCGCTCGCGGTCGTGTTCCTCGCCGACCGGCGGACGCTGTGGACCTGGCCCGTGCAGGTCGGCGCGACGATCCTGCTGTTCTCTGTCTACGTTTCCGCACACCTGGGCGGCCTGGCCAGCCGGCAGATCGCCATCCTCGCGATCTCGCTCTACGGCTGGTGGGCATGGCGGCGCCGCACCGACCCAGTCAACGGGGTGGTCGTGCGCACCGCGCGGGCGACCGAGCGGTGGGCGATGCTCGGCGCGTTCGTGGTCGGCACGGTGGCGATGGCGTTGGTGCTGCAGGCGCTGAACGCGTCGTGGGCGCCGTGGCCGGACGCCGCGATCTTCATCGGCACGCTCGTCGCCTTCGGTGCGCAGGGCGCGGGGCTGGTCGAGTTCTGGGGTGTGTGGCTGGTGGTCGACGCGATCGGCGTGCCGTTGCAGATCTCCTCCGGCCTGTACTTCTCCGCCGCGATCTACCTCGTCTTCGCGGTGCTGGTCGTGCACGGCTGGTGGAACTGGAACCGCTCGGCCAAGCGCGTGGCCGCGCACCGGGCGGTCACGGCAGCATCCAGCTGAGCACCGGGGTGCTCTGCCCGAACACGATCAGGCACATGACCAGCAGCAGTCCCACGCTCCACGGCAGCACCTTGCGCAGCAGCTTGCCCTCTTCGCCCGGCAGGTTGGCCGCGACGCACGCGATGGTCAGGTTCTGCGGCGAGATCATCTTGCCCAGCACGCCGCCGGAGCTGTTCGCCGCGGCCAGCAGGTCCGCGCGCAGGCCCGTCTGGTGCGCGGCCGTGACCTGCAGGGCGCCGAACAACGCGTTGGCTGAGGTGTCCGAACCCGAGACGGCGACGCCGAACCAGCCGAGCACGGGGGAGAGGAACGCGAGCCCGGCGCCGGCGGCGGCGATGAACGTGCCGATCGTGGTCGTCTGGCCGGACAGGTTCATCACGTAGGCCAGCGCGAGTACCCCGGTCACGGTGACGATCGCGAACCGCAGCTCCTTCACCGTCGCCAGCCACTCCCGTCCGGCCGTGCTCGCGGCGACCTTGAGCACCACGAGCGTGAGCAGCCCCGCGATGAGCACGAGCGTGCCGCCGGTGTTGAGGAACGGCAGCGAGAACGTGTTGCCGGACACGGCTTTGCCGTCCGGGCCGTGCACGTCGAGGCCGGGCCAGTGGAACTTCCACGTGGCCGCGTCGAGGAGCTTCTTGATCGGCGGCACCTGCGCGAGCGAGAAGATCACGATGATCAACGCGTAGGGCAGGTAGGCGCGCACGACCTCGCCGCGCTCGTCCGGCCGGTCGAGCGTCGCGGTGCGGGAGCCGGTGAGCACCTGCGCGCGGACCTCGGCGGGCACCGCGCGGCGCGTCATCGGCAGCGCTACGAGCGCGGCGGCGCCGGCCAGGGCCGCACCGATGTCGGCCAGCTGCGGCGAAACGAAGTTGGACGCGAGGAACTGCACCACGCCGAACGCGACGCCGCAGACCAGCGCCGGCACCCACGTCTCCCGCAGG
Protein-coding regions in this window:
- a CDS encoding L-lactate permease, translated to MFVQDLAPLGGLGLSALVAVVPLAVVLVLLGVVRTKAHHAALIGLVVALVVGIAVYGMPVGQAISGALQGAAFGLFPILWIVVNALWIYRITVHTGHFDVLRRSFGRISDDPRLQALIIAFCFGALMEALAGFGAPVAISAVMLVAVGFGPGKAAVVALVANTAPVAFGAMGTPVVTLAQVTGLPLEQVSSIVGRQTPLLALFVPLLLVIIVDGKRGLRETWVPALVCGVAFGVVQFLASNFVSPQLADIGAALAGAAALVALPMTRRAVPAEVRAQVLTGSRTATLDRPDERGEVVRAYLPYALIIVIFSLAQVPPIKKLLDAATWKFHWPGLDVHGPDGKAVSGNTFSLPFLNTGGTLVLIAGLLTLVVLKVAASTAGREWLATVKELRFAIVTVTGVLALAYVMNLSGQTTTIGTFIAAAGAGLAFLSPVLGWFGVAVSGSDTSANALFGALQVTAAHQTGLRADLLAAANSSGGVLGKMISPQNLTIACVAANLPGEEGKLLRKVLPWSVGLLLVMCLIVFGQSTPVLSWMLP